One Microbacterium sp. W4I20 DNA window includes the following coding sequences:
- a CDS encoding MFS transporter produces the protein MSTEARPERASVRLSPRTIVLYAIGSLGTGGYATLPGLVLTYFLTDNLGVAALAAGLIVTSAKIWDVVIDPLIGAASDRQLARTGSRRGFMVTGALTLPLCFALTFAVPPSWGPFAGAACVLLAFLATATAFSLFQVPYVALPAELTGSYDERTRLLGWRVVVLTASILLFGAGGPALRKAGPDPATGYLLMGIAAGLVIGIGMLIAARTAGAPAAAASAAGRASAPASTDSGWRDQYLSGFRALGRSQPFRALLGTFLLQALATGTMLAGAQYVATWVLRSEDAVTFVFVALVGPALLATPAWTVIARRLGKERAFAIASILFTLAAASITAAVWTPGVWIYASVAVAGIAYAGLQSLPMAMLPDVISHDERVSGTGQAGTFTGIWTAGETVGFALGATAVSVTLAATGYISTVAGEAVEQPDAALTGIVLSFSILPAVLMAASLLTLRRYRLRRHDIDVAVPLGA, from the coding sequence ATGAGCACTGAGGCTCGGCCCGAACGGGCATCCGTCCGCCTGTCCCCCCGAACGATCGTGCTGTACGCGATCGGCTCGCTCGGCACCGGTGGCTACGCCACCCTCCCCGGGCTGGTGCTGACGTACTTCCTCACCGACAACCTCGGCGTCGCCGCGCTCGCCGCCGGTCTCATCGTGACGTCGGCGAAGATCTGGGACGTCGTGATCGATCCGCTGATCGGTGCGGCGTCCGACCGTCAGCTCGCGCGCACCGGCTCCCGCCGCGGCTTCATGGTCACCGGCGCTCTCACGCTCCCGCTCTGCTTCGCCCTGACCTTCGCGGTGCCGCCGTCGTGGGGCCCCTTCGCGGGCGCGGCCTGCGTGCTGCTGGCGTTCCTCGCCACGGCGACCGCCTTCAGCCTCTTTCAGGTGCCCTACGTCGCGCTGCCCGCAGAGCTCACCGGCAGCTACGACGAGCGCACCCGGCTGCTGGGCTGGCGGGTCGTGGTGCTCACCGCCTCGATCCTGCTGTTCGGCGCCGGCGGCCCGGCGCTGCGCAAGGCCGGCCCCGACCCGGCGACGGGTTACCTGCTGATGGGCATCGCCGCAGGCCTCGTGATCGGCATCGGCATGCTCATCGCCGCGCGCACGGCGGGTGCGCCGGCAGCTGCGGCGAGCGCCGCGGGTCGCGCTTCGGCACCGGCATCCACGGATTCCGGATGGCGCGACCAGTACCTCTCCGGATTCCGGGCCCTGGGCCGCAGCCAGCCGTTCCGCGCGCTGCTGGGCACCTTCCTGCTGCAGGCACTCGCGACCGGCACGATGCTGGCCGGCGCGCAATACGTCGCGACCTGGGTGCTGCGGTCCGAGGACGCGGTGACCTTCGTCTTCGTGGCGCTCGTCGGGCCCGCCCTGCTCGCGACCCCGGCATGGACGGTCATCGCCCGGCGGCTCGGGAAGGAACGGGCGTTCGCGATCGCGAGCATCCTGTTCACGCTGGCCGCCGCATCCATCACCGCCGCGGTGTGGACGCCCGGCGTCTGGATCTACGCGTCCGTCGCGGTCGCCGGCATCGCCTACGCGGGATTGCAGTCACTGCCCATGGCGATGCTGCCCGACGTCATCTCGCACGACGAGCGCGTGAGCGGCACCGGCCAGGCCGGCACGTTCACCGGCATCTGGACCGCGGGTGAGACCGTCGGCTTCGCACTGGGGGCCACAGCGGTGTCGGTCACCCTCGCCGCGACCGGGTACATCTCGACGGTGGCCGGGGAGGCGGTGGAGCAACCGGATGCTGCCCTCACGGGCATCGTGCTCAGCTTCAGCATCCTTCCCGCCGTGCTCATGGCGGCGAGTCTCCTGACGCTCCGTCGCTACCGGCTGCGGCGCCACGACATCGACGTCGCGGTTCCCCTCGGCGCATAA